Proteins from a single region of Equus asinus isolate D_3611 breed Donkey chromosome 17, EquAss-T2T_v2, whole genome shotgun sequence:
- the LOC106844061 gene encoding olfactory receptor 5D13-like, translating to MNHSRATLFRNQENHSGGVTFVLLGFSEYPKTQLPLFLVFLFIYTVTVLGNLGMIVIIKMNPKLHTPMYFFLSHLSFVDFCYSTVVTPKLLENLVVEDRTISFTGCIMQFFLACIFVVTETFMLAAMAYDRFVAVCNPLLYTVVMSQKICSLLVGASYSWSIVCSLIFTCFLLTLSFCGTNFINNFVCEHAALVAVSCSDPYISQQIILVSATFNELSSLIIVLTSYVFIFITVMKMPSTGGRRKAFSTCASHLTAITIFHGTILFLYCVPNSKSSWLMVKVASIFYTVVIPMLNPLIYSLRNKDVKETVKKLIAARLFFNKM from the exons ATGAATCACTCAAGAGCTACCTTATTTAG GAACCAAGAAAATCACAGTGGTGGAGTCACTTTTGTTCTTTTGGGCTTCTCAGAATATCCGAAAACCCAGTTGCCTCTGTTTCTAGTATTTCTGTTCATCTACACAGTCACTGTGTTGGGGAACCTGGGCATGATCGTGATTATCAAGATGAATCCCAaactccacacccccatgtacttttttctcagccaCTTATCCTTTGTTGACTTCTGTTACTCCACAGTAGTTACACCCAAACTATTAGAAAACTTGGTTGTGGAAGATAGAACCATCTCCTTCACAGGATGCATCATGCAATTCTTCTTAGCATGCATATTTGTGGTGACAGAAACATTCATGTTGGCAGCAATGGCATATGACCGCTTTGTGGCAGTTTGTAACCCTCTTCTCTACACAGTTGTAATGTCTCAGAAGATTTGTTCCCTGTTAGTGGGGGCATCATATTCTTGGAGTATAGTGTGTTCTTTAATATTCACATGTTTTTTGCTGACCTTATCCTTTTGTGGGACTAACTTCATAAATAACTTTGTCTGTGAGCATGCTGCCCTTGTTGCTGTTTCCTGCTCTGATCCCTACATTAGCCAGCAGATCATTTTAGTCTCTGCCACATTCAATGAATTAAGCAGCCTCATAATTGTTCTTACttcatatgttttcatctttatCACTGTCATGAAGATGCCTTCAACTGGAGGGCGCCGCAAAGCCTTCTCCACATGTGCCTCCCACCTGACTGCCATTACCATTTTCCATGGGACCATCCTTTTTCTCTACTGTGTTCCTAACTCCAAGAGTTCATGGCTCATGGTCAAGGTGGCCTCTATCTTTTATACAGTTGTCATCCCCATGTTGAACCCACTGATTTACAGCCTTAGGAACAAAGACGTGAAAGAGACAGTCAAGAAGTTAATCGCTGCTAGATTGttctttaataaaatgtaa